CTCGCCAACGAGAACAAGCCGGTGTTCAAGTCCCACGACCGCTTCGGCCACCGCGTCGACCTCGTGGAGTTCCACCCGGCCTACCACGAACTGATGCGCGCGGCCATCGAGACCGGCCTGCCCTCCATGCCCTGGACCGACCCGCGTGCCGGCGCCCACGTCGCCCGTGCGGGCCTGAGCTACCTGCACAGCCAGGCCGAGGCCGGCACCGGCTGCCCGCTGACCATGACCTTCGCCAGCGTGCCCGCCCTGCGCCTGCAGCCGGACCTCGCCGAGAAATGGCTGCCGAAGATCCTCTCCACCGAATACGACCCGCGCAACCTGCCCATCGAGCAGAAGTCCGGCGCCACCATCGGCATGGCCATGACCGAGAAGCAGGGCGGCACCGACGTACGCGCCAACACCACGCGCGCCTACCCGGTCGGCATCCCCGGGCCGGGCCAGGCCTACGAGTTGGTCGGCCACAAGTGGTTCTGCTCGGCGCCCATGTGCGACGCCTTCCTCACCCTGGCCTACACCGACAAGGGCCTGACCTGCTTCCTGCTGCCGCGCCACCGTCCGGACGGCAGCCGCAACGAGTTCTACATCCAGCGCCTGAAGAACAAGCTGGGCAACTGGTCCAACGCCTCCAGCGAAGTGGAATACCGCGGTGCGCTGGCCTGGATGGTCGGCGAGGAAGGCCGCGGCGTACCGACCATCATCGAAATGGTCGCCATGACCCGCTTCGACTGCATGGTCGGCTCCAGCTCGCTGATGCGCCAGGCGCTGACCCAGGCTGCGCACCACTGCGCCTACCGCCAGGTCGGCGGCCGCGTGCTGGCCGAACAGCCGCTGATGCAGAACGTGCTGGCCGACCTCGCCCTGGAAAGCGAAGCCGCGCTGGCCCTGACCATGCGCATGGGCCGCGCCCTGGACAATCTGCACGACGAGCAGGAGGACAAGTTCGCCCGCCTGGTCACCGCCGTGGGCAAGTACTGGATCTGCAAACGCGCCCCCGCGATGATCAACGAGGCCGCCGAATGCCTGGGCGGCGCCGGCTACGTCGAGGACACCATCCTCCCGCGCCTGTACCGCGAAGCGCCGGTCAACTCCACCTGGGAAGGCTCGGGCAACGTGCAGTGCCTGGACGTGCTGCGTGCCCTGTCGAAGGAACCCGGCGTGCTCGACGCGCTGTTCAGCGAACTCGGCGACGGCCACGGCGACGCGCGTCTGGCGTCGTTCATCGGCAACCTCAAGGCTTCCTTCGCCGACACCCAGGACATCCAGTACCGAGCCCGCCAGCTCACCGAGAACGTCGCCATCGCCCTGCAGGCCAAGCTGCTGCTGGAAGCGGGCAACTCGGTGGTCTCCGACGCCTTCATCGCCAGCCGCCTGGACGATGGCGGCCGCGTCTACGGCACCCTGCCGCGCGGGGTGAATGTGGAAGCGCTAGTGGCGCGGGCGACGCCGCATCTGGTGTGAGGAAATTTCAGTAGAAGTTTTCGGGTTGAACCGTCGCTGGTCGATCAATAGGTTGCAGGAGGAGTGTTCTTCGCCGGGACCGGGATGAGCCTCGCAGGTCTTCCTTTCGGTGCGGGCAGCTCAGTGTTGAGATTGCCTTGGTCTATAGCTGCAACTAAAATTAGTTGCAGCTGGGAGAGGGTATGTCTCAGCACGAGAAGCTGCTGGCCAAACTGCTGAACAGGCAGGCTGTGTTCACCTGGCAGGAGTTGGTTGTGCTGCTGGGTGGGCTGGGTTATCGCAAGCTCGAAGGCGATGGAAGCCGGGTCAAGTTCGACAACGGCGATCCTTGCGCGATGATCAATCTGCACAAGCCCCATCCCGGCAACGAATTGAAGGCCTATGCCAGGCGCCAGGTGATCGAGCACCTGAAAAGCGGAGGACTGATACGATGAACAACCTGCTGCAGCACCGCGGCTATTACGGGTCCATCGAGGCCAGCCCGGAAGACAACTGCCTGTTCGGCAAGCTGCTGTTCATCCGCGCCCTGATCAATTACGAAGGCGACACCGTCGCCGAGCTGGCCGGCTCGTTCAGGGCAGCGGTCGACGACTACCTGGCTGATTGCGC
This Pseudomonas sp. ATCC 13867 DNA region includes the following protein-coding sequences:
- a CDS encoding acyl-CoA dehydrogenase family protein, with the translated sequence MIPHQYAETHEVTNQVPPLDGANLYRVDLPLQEWVRRYGGGWAEQKLDAYGALAGGPLMAAGFLANENKPVFKSHDRFGHRVDLVEFHPAYHELMRAAIETGLPSMPWTDPRAGAHVARAGLSYLHSQAEAGTGCPLTMTFASVPALRLQPDLAEKWLPKILSTEYDPRNLPIEQKSGATIGMAMTEKQGGTDVRANTTRAYPVGIPGPGQAYELVGHKWFCSAPMCDAFLTLAYTDKGLTCFLLPRHRPDGSRNEFYIQRLKNKLGNWSNASSEVEYRGALAWMVGEEGRGVPTIIEMVAMTRFDCMVGSSSLMRQALTQAAHHCAYRQVGGRVLAEQPLMQNVLADLALESEAALALTMRMGRALDNLHDEQEDKFARLVTAVGKYWICKRAPAMINEAAECLGGAGYVEDTILPRLYREAPVNSTWEGSGNVQCLDVLRALSKEPGVLDALFSELGDGHGDARLASFIGNLKASFADTQDIQYRARQLTENVAIALQAKLLLEAGNSVVSDAFIASRLDDGGRVYGTLPRGVNVEALVARATPHLV
- a CDS encoding type II toxin-antitoxin system HicB family antitoxin, with amino-acid sequence MNNLLQHRGYYGSIEASPEDNCLFGKLLFIRALINYEGDTVAELAGSFRAAVDDYLADCAVRGVEPEIPCKGSFNVRVGHELHMAASIAAIQQNITLNDLTRRALSEYIEQHA
- a CDS encoding type II toxin-antitoxin system HicA family toxin; the protein is MSQHEKLLAKLLNRQAVFTWQELVVLLGGLGYRKLEGDGSRVKFDNGDPCAMINLHKPHPGNELKAYARRQVIEHLKSGGLIR